A stretch of the Odontesthes bonariensis isolate fOdoBon6 chromosome 5, fOdoBon6.hap1, whole genome shotgun sequence genome encodes the following:
- the LOC142380561 gene encoding general transcription factor II-I repeat domain-containing protein 2B-like — translation MTRRVEDISGNLELQRQREVASFDFFSLALDESCDVRDTAQLLVFVRGITPDFKITEELAAMRSMKGTTLGSDLFTEVNACMDTLGLKWDRLAGVTTDGCPNLTGKNMGLLKRMQDKVTEIDTDQKLVFLHCIIHQHVLCKSLLKMNHVIDVVTKIVNFIRARALNHRQFVALLEDHESEHSDIGYHTAVRWLSLGKVLKRVWDLKTEIQEFCQMKGKDIPELSDEDCMADFAFAVDVTALMNELNTKLQGRGLFVHEMHTLVKAFMRKMLFLSSQLESNNLTHMQTLKEVTPSADHLHRYSSMLGALHCEFLRRFEDLRTIEDEMHMISSPFTCSVDNAPSDVQLELIDLQSDAVLAEHFKSGCLLDFYSSLKEETFPNMKRHAQKMLVLFGSTYICEQTFSMMKFTKSRYRSSLTDDHLSAVLRISTSDIQPDFDALVKGLQKGYGVRTYGQHA, via the exons ATGACGAGAAGGGTCGAGGACATATCGGGTAATCTGGAGCTTCAGCGGCAACGTGAAGTGGCAAGTTTTGACTTTTTCTCCTTGGCTTTGGACGAAAGCTGTGATGTCCGTGACACAGCCCAGTTACTCGTATTTGTCCGCGGGATAACGCCGGACTTCAAGATTACGGAGGAGCTGGCAGCAATGCGGTCGATGAAAGGGACGACTCTAGGGAGCGATCTCTTCACGGAGGTAAATGCGTGCATGGACACACTGGGACTGAAATGGGACAGACTGGCAGGTGTCACAACGGACGGTTGTCCAAATCTTACAGGGAAAAATATGGGACTTTTAAAACGTATGCAAGATAAAGTGACTGAAATCGACACAGATcagaaattggtatttttgcattgTATTATACACCAACATGTGTTGTGCAagtcactgctaaaaatgaaccATGTTATTGATGTTGTTACTAAAATAGTAAACTTCATCAGGGCACGGGCATTGAATCACAGACAGTTTGTCGCACTTTTGGAGGACCATGAGTCTGAGCATAGTGACATCGGCTACCACACAGCTGTCAGATGGCTCAGCCTGGGCAAAGTGCTAAAAAGAGTTTGGGACCTGAAAACAGAGATTCAAGAGttttgtcagatgaaaggcAAAGACATCCCAGAGCTCTCAGATGAGGATTGTATGGCAGATTTTGCATTTGCTGTTGATGTGACTGCACTGatgaatgaactgaacaccAAACTGCAAGGCAGGGGCCTTTTTGTTCATGAAATGCACACCCTGGTGAAGGCTTTCATGAGAAAGATGCTGTTTCTTTCAAGCCAACTGGAGAGCAACAATCTCACTCACATGCAAACCCTGAAAGAAGTCACACCATCAGCTGATCACCTCCACAGGTACTCATCCATGTTAGGAGCATTGCATTGTGAGTTTTTAAGGAGATTTGAAGATCTCAGAACAATCGAGGATGAAATGCACATGATTTCCTCTCCCTTTACCTGCAGTGTGGATAATGCACCCAGTGATGTTCAGCTGGAACTCATTGACCTGCAGTCTGATGCAGTACTGGCAGAGCACTTTAAATCAGGATGTCTGCTGGATTTCTACTCTTCTCTCAAGGAGGAGACCTTtccaaacatgaagagacatgcTCAGAAGATGTTGGTTCTCTTTGGTTCTACCTACATATGTGAACAAACATTTTCAATGATGAAGTTTACGAAGTCCAGGTATAGATCATCTCTCACTGACGACCATCTGTCAGCTGTGCTTCGCATCTCCACCTCAGACATTCAACCTGACTTCGATGCACttgttaaaggcctacagaaag gatatggtgtGAGGacgtacggccagcatgcatag